The DNA region CCCTATATATATTTGTCCCTTTTCTAATTTAGAAACGATTTCAGTATGAACAATTGTATTTTCACCATTGGAAAACTTATATAAGTCATCAGAATCTTTCCTTATACTTATAATCTCTTTTCCACTTTCATCTATATAGGCTACTTCATTATAATATCTTCTACTACTTATGAAAGTCTGTAGTTTATTAGATATGTGTTCTTTATCTACATCCTTCGTAATATTATTTTCTATAGATTCTGTTAGGGTATTTAAATCCGTCTCACAATAAACTAAAAACGACTTAAATATGTTTTCTATATTTTCATAAAAGTTTTCCATTTTACTAAATTCCTTTTCCTCTATGGCTGTTTTTACTTCTGTAAATCTTACATATTGTACAAACATAAGAGGTATGATACTTATTAATAGCAGGTACATTAGTATTTTAGCTCGTATGCTCCCCTTATTCATAAACTGGCCCCTCCTCCTTATATGAAGTATAATCGTACAAACTCAATAATATATGGAGTCATAAAGGCCGTCACAAGGCCTGCTATGCCTATAGATAAACTACTCATAGCTCCTACTAGTTCTCCCTCCTGTAAGGCTCTTGTAGTTCCTAGAGCATGGGTTGTAGTGCCTATGGCAATGCCCATGGCAATTTCATTGTCTACTTTGAAAAATCTAAGTATTTCTGGGCCAAAGGATGCTCCAAATATACCTGTTATGGCCACAAGGGCCGTAGTCAAAGGAGGTATTCCCCCTATGATTCTAGATACTTCCATGGCTATGGGCGTCGTAACGGCCTTAGGCGCCAAAGACAATAAAACTGGCTCACTAGCACCTAATACTATAGCCAGTCCAACAACGGACACTATAGACACTATGGTACCTATTAAAATTCCCATTAAAGCTCCATG from Anaeromicrobium sediminis includes:
- a CDS encoding LrgB family protein, with the protein product MKGIFLNNPFWGVSLSLGAFIIGVNINEKIKSPIVNPLLIGSIIIIVFLKFFSIDYEIYKEQNEILNFLLGPATVILAVPLYKSMEVLKKNIHGALMGILIGTIVSIVSVVGLAIVLGASEPVLLSLAPKAVTTPIAMEVSRIIGGIPPLTTALVAITGIFGASFGPEILRFFKVDNEIAMGIAIGTTTHALGTTRALQEGELVGAMSSLSIGIAGLVTAFMTPYIIEFVRLYFI